The Tardibacter chloracetimidivorans region GGTGGCGTAACGTTCGTTTGCCAGGTTTGTGCCCCAGATTTTCAGGGTCACGCGGTCGCCGGGCAAGGTCCACGTAACCGAGGAATTCAGGATCGTATAGGGTGCTTGACGGATCCGGTTGTCGGCCGTGAAATAGAAGTCGCCGTTGTAGCTTGCGGTGGCGTTGAAATCGATCGAACCGGCCGACATCTCATGATGATAGTCGACAGCCAGGGTGCCGCTGAAGTTCTGCGCCTGCGGCAGCCGATTGCCGGTAGCGTCACCCGGGACCAAGGTCGCACCAACTCCCCCGGGCCCGACCTGACCGAAGACCGCATTGGGATAGCTTGTGAACGTCGCATGCTTCAGCTCGAAACCACCGCTCAATCTCAGCGAACTGGAAATCCGTGCTTCGAGGTCGGCATTGAGGCCATATATCCTTGCCTTTGGTCCATTGGTGACCGTCTGGATCAAATTGACAAACTGTGTCACCTGAAGGTTCGAATAATTATAATAGAAGGCCGAAAGGTTGAGGCGTACGTTGCGATCGAACAATTGCGACTTCAATCCGACCTCGTAAGCGTTGAGCTTCTCGGGCAGATAAGGGGCAGTTTGCGGAGAGCCGATGTTGAATCCGCCGCTCTTGAAGCCTTTATTGAATGTCACATAGCCCATAATTTCATCGGCGATTTGATGATCCAGACCGATCCGGAAGGTCGGTTCACTATAGGATACGGAGCCCTGATGAAACGTCGTCGTCGACGTGCCTGCGGCCGTGACAAAGACGTTCCTGGCATTTTCGAGCGACCGACGCTCATATGTATAACGGACGCCCCCGATGAGATGGGTATCGGGCATGAATTCCCATTTGAACTCACCAAATGGCGCAACAGATTCGGTTTTCTCAGTCGCAAACGTCTGCCGCTGAACGACGCTGGTCGGCAACGGGGCAAAAAAGCCGCCGAAATTGCGATTGAGTGGCTCTACACCGTTGCGGTAGTTGAAATAATAAAGACCGAAAACCCAACTCAGCGGTCCCGAATTATCGGACAGGACCTGAAATTCCTGACTGATGCTTCGGCTTGGTGAGTTCGGCGAATTTGGCACAAGAACAAATTGCCCGATCGGTAGCCCATCTGATTGGTAGGTGCTCTTTACGCGGCGATAAGCGGTGATCGACACGAGTTTCACCCCGCCGCCGTCGTGATCGATCGTCAGGCTGGCCCCACCGCCCTTCAGAGCAACAAAGTTCTCGACCGCCGAGTAGGAATCGTAAACCGATTTCAGCGGATTCGCAGTGTAGGGATTTGGCACGCCCAGTCCAGTGCCCGGCGTCGGACTGAGTTCGGCCATGCGGCGACGCCAGTCGATGTAATCGCCGGCGAGGGTCACGTTCGTATTTTCACCGAGGCGAAAGAGAAGCTTTCCGCGCACCTGCCAGTCATGCTCGATACGGTAGGTATCGAGGCCTGTGACCAAGTTTTTTCCCCAACCCTTGCCTTGCTTGGTGAAACTACCCGAAAGACTCGCGGCGACATTGTTGCTCAATCCGCCGGTCACGTAACCACCGAGCTTTGCCGTCAGATAACTGTCGATGCCAGCATGGACCCTGCCGCTAAAGTCGAAACTTGGCGCTTTGGTTGTAATCTGAATCACGCCCGCAGTGGCGTTGCGGCCGAACAATGTGCCTTGCGGACCATAAAGCACCGAAATCTGCTCGATGTCCTCGAACTCGCGCAGGCCATCCCTCTGCTGCGGGATGTAGACGCCATCGACATAGAGGGCGACAGGATTCTCCGCAAGCGAGCTCGACGTGCCGATGCCTCTGATGGATGGTTGAAAAGCACCAGCCGTCTCGTTGATGTTGAGACCGGGCGAGGCAGCACCTAACTGCATCGTGTTCGAAACGCCGCGCGATGCGAGGCTCTCGCCCGACACCGCGGTGATCGCAATCGGCACCGTCTGCAGATTTTCGGAGCGCTTCTGCGCGGTGACGATGATTTCCTGGAGTCCGACGTCGGTGGTCGACGCCGAGTTGGCAGGCGACGACGTCGGCCCAGTTTCCGTTGAGGAGGCTGGCGTTGTTTGAGCCTCTGCGAGGCTGGGCACTGAGAGGGCCAAAGCTGCAGTCGTACAGGCGAACATCATTTTCATCGTATTCCCTCCCAATTTTCCCGCGCTTATGGCGCGATGACTGTTCCGAGCCGGTCGCTGTCAACCAGGCGGCAGCGGCCTGCCTTCGATAAATCTCAAGAGCGACCATAAATCCGCGGCGCGGTCGCGATGGCCGCCTCGCAGCTGCGGCGCGGTGGTTGCACTTCCCGCACGATCCAGGCTGCTATGGTCCTCTTCCATTTGCGCTTCGGTCACGCCGGGCTCGCGAAAACGAGCATTGCTGACCAATCAAGCTACGATGCCTGTTTTCACCTTGAGCCTCGATCAGACAAATCTTTATGTTCTATGCGGTGCATCAGGCGGATTTATTCTTCGGCGAGTCGCAAAGCCTGCGGCGGCCCTAACGCATAAGCGCCATCTCTTCTGCCATCGTCGGATGAAGGGCGATGGTGTCGTCGAAATCCTGCTCGGTGAGACCCGCTTTGACGGCAATCGCCGCCAGCTGGAGCATCTCGGGAGCGTCGGGACCGATCATATGCACGCCAAGAACCACGTCATTTTAGGGATGAATGACCATTTTGTACAAAGCGCGCTCTTCGCGACCGGCGAGGACATTCTTCATGTGGGCGTCGCGCCTGTCGCAACGAGGATGACTCGGGCGGTTAGTTCGCGCTCTCCGACGAGAACCAGATGTGGTCCAGCGATGACCGCTCGGCCGCGATGGACCTCCACGCCACTGCTGGCCAAGGTCGCACCATAGGCATCCTCGAGCCTCAAGGCCTCTGAGGCGACGTGGTCGCGAAACGTCGGTCAGCCGAGGCGAGCGCTCCCCGATCAGACCGAGATTCCGGCCCTTCCCTTTAGGCCTAGCATTTCCCTGGCCTCGGCCGGCGTCGCTGGCTCGAGGCCCATCTCGGCAAGGATGCGTACCGCCTTTGCGACTTGCTCGGCGTTGGAGCGCGCAAGTTTGCTCGGCTCGATGAACAGGCTGTCCTCCAAGCCGACCCTAACATTGCCACCAAGCAATGCGGCCTGCGTGATGAAGGGCATTTGATGGCGCCCGGCAGCAAGGACCGACCAGGAATAGGTTTCCGCGCCGAACAGCCGATCGGCCGTCTGCTTCATGAACATCAAGTTTTCGAGATCAGCGCCGATCCCGCCGAGAATCCCGAAGATATGCTGAATGAAGAATGGGGGCTTTACCAGACCTCGCTCGACGAAGTGAGCAAGATTGTAGAGGTGACCGACATCGTAGCATTCATGCTCGAATTTTGTCCCGTGTTCGCTCATTTTCTCGAGGATATAAGCGATATCGCGAAAGGTGTTGCGGAAGATGTATGAATCCGAATTTCGGACATAGGGTTCCTCCCATTCGTGCTTCCATTGCGAGATACGCTTGCCTGCATTGAAGAACGCGAAGTTGATGCTTCCCATGTTCAGCGAGCACATTTCGGGCCGGAACCGTTCGGCCGCCATCAGTCGCTGCTCGACGGTCATCTGGGTGCTTCCACCGGTGGTGATGTTGATGACGGCGTCGGTCGCGCCGTGAATTTGCTGGAGGAACCGCGCATTTACGCCTGGATCACCGGTAGGCTCTCCGGTCTCCGGGTTGCGCGCATGCAGATGGAGAATGGCGGCACCCGCCTCCGCCGCCGCGATCGACTGGTCCGCGATCTCCTGTGGCGTGACGGGCAATGCTTCCGACATGGTCGGCGTGTGTGCCGAACCGGTGACGGCGCAAGAAATGATGACCTTATTCTTCATGTCTTCTTGAATTCCTTTGAAACCACGCCCGGCGTCGATCCGACCTAGTCTGCGGATTGCTCGGCGTTTTCATCTGCCACCACGATGTTTTCGATGAACCCTATAGCGGAGATTTCCGCCCGCATGACGTCGCCTATGCTCAGAAAACGAGGCGGATCGGATGCCATTCCGACCCCGGCCGGGGTCCCGGTCGCGAGGATATCGCCGGGCTTCAGGGTCATGACCGTCGAAAGATAGGAGATCTGTTCGAAGATGTTATGGATCATGTGACGTGTATTACTGCTTTGCCGCTGCTCGCCATTGACGAACATCCGGATGTCGAGCGTATGGGGATCATCGATCTCGTGAGCGAGCGTCAGCCATGGGCCCGTCGGGCCGTGCGTGTCGAAGGACTTGCCGAGCGTGATGGTCGCGCTCCGGAACTGCCAGTCGCGGGCCGACACGTCGTTTGCCACCATATAGCCGCCGATCACGTCGCGGGCCGCCGCGCTGGATACATTGCGGCAGCGGCGCCCGATCACGACAGCCAACTCGACCTCGTAATCCAGCTGCTGCGAGACGGCGGGTTTTACGACCCCATCAAATGGCCCGATGATGCAGGAGACCTGCTTGTTGAACCAGAGCTGCGACGATGGCGCCTGAAGCCCGGCTTTTGCGGCCTCGGACGCATGGTCGCGGTAATTCAGGCCAATGCCGAGATATTTCTCCGGGTTCGGGACGGGCGGCAGCAAGTGGAGATCCCGTAGGGCGACATGAGGCAGCCCGGCGTCTTCCAGCGCCTGGAACGCCGTCAGCGCAGAGGATCCAGCCGCAAGAAAGTCTATGACCGTGCTGGGCATCTGGGGACCCAGCGCCGCCAAATCCACCACATGATCACCGAACAGCTTGCCGAGATGCGGCCGGCCGTCGAGCTGAAAGGATACCAGCGGCATGTGTCCTCCGAGCGCAATCAGGGTTTCGCGAGGAAGGCGTTGTGGCAGGTGTTCTGCCTCCAGCCATCCTCGACGCGAATCCAAAGCTGCATCACGACCGCGTCCACCTCACGACGCTGGTTGGTCCCGCGTAGCGATATAGTCTGACGAAGCGGCCCGTTCACGACGACGACGTCGCCATAAGCGCGCATCTGGAGAGCGCCGCGCTCGACCCGATGGAAGCAATATTTATCCTGTACACCCAACAGATAGGTGGCCTTGTCCTCGATATCCCCGGTTCCATGAATGTGCACGAGGTCGTCGGCCATCAAGCCGCCGAGCGTGCCAACGTCGCCTGCCATCAGCGCCTCGCAGCGTAGCCCCTCCAGGCGCCCGATCTCCTGCCGCACCGCCTCGTCAATCATCGCGCGCGCCAGATGTCAGGGACGATAGATCGCGAAGAAGTCGGTGAAGAATCATGCCGCGAAGCAAGCACGAGGCAGAGGACGGAACAAATACCGTGTTTCAATGCCGCCTATCAGTCGAATTGATGCTCACGAAATGAGGACGCCAGACGCGCGTTCACCGCACTCGCCAAGCCGAGCCTCGTCCATATGTTGTGTGGGCTAGACGACGATCCTACGCGCCTCAAGCGCAGCAATCTCAACCGGATCAAAGCCGACATCGCTGAGCACGGCGTGCGTGGTAGAGGTTCCGGACTCCATGTCGAACGGTCTGCCGAGAACCGAGCGTGAGTAGGTTGGAGCCGGCGCCGGCTGGGAGCGGCCGGCGACGTCGACAAAAGTCTCGATCGCGCGATTATGGGGGTCATGGGTCGCTTCAGCCATCGAAAGCACTGGCGCGTAGCAAGCGTCAGTCTGCATCAGAAGTTCGTCCCACTCGGCCCGCGTGCGCGACCGGAAGACCGCAGTCAGGGCTTCGCGTTGCGCATCCCAGGACTCCCTGTCATATTGCTGCGCGAACGCCGGATGCCGATCCAGGGCAAGAAGGCGGACCAATTCCCTGAAAAAAGCTGGTTCGAGAGCCCCGACAGCGACATGGCGCCCGTCTGACGTCTCGTAGACATCGTAAAAGGGGGCGCCGGAGTCGAACAGATTGACGCCACGCTCATCCGACCACTGATCTGCGGCGCGCTTGGAATAGATGGCGGTCATCAGAAGGGCGCTGCCTTTGACCATCGAGCAATCGACGACCTGCCCGTCGCCGGTCGTGCGCGCATGAAGGATTGCGGCCAGCATGCCAAACCCGAGCATCATCGCGCCGCCGCCATAGTCGCCGACCAGATTCATGGGCAGGACGGGCTTCTCGCCTGCCCTTCCGATCCCGTTCAGCACGCCGGAGAGGGCGATGTAATTGATGTCATGGCCAGCCACGGCTGCATATGGGCCATGCTGTCCCCACCCCGTCATGCGACCGTAGACCAGCCTGGCATTTTCGGCGAAGAGATCTTCCGGCCCAAGTCCGAGACGCTCCATCGTGCCCGGCCGGAAGCCCTCAATGATGGCATCGGCACCGCTCGCCAACTGCCTCGCGAGTCGCACACCCTCGGGTTGCTTGAGGTCGATGGCGATGGAACGGCGCGATCGCGTGACGAAGTCCAGTTCAGGCGCCGGTACCAGGCCGACCGAGGTAAACGGGCCGGGTCGGTCGACGCGAATAACCTCGGCGCCGTGGTCGGCGAGCATCATCGCACAAAAAGGCCCTGGTCCCAGGCCGGCGAATTCGATTACGCGCAGCCCGGCGAGCGGCCCGTTGTTGACCTGCGGTGTCATGAGCATGCCCCGGCAAGCATCTGGCAGCGCTGCTTACGACCGAGACGGCCGGCGACCGAGCGATCGAGCGGATGATCCCCGACCGCGGCGTTACGTTGCACTCTAGGAGTCCGGCGAGACGACACGCGCATCGCCATCACTCCAAATGGGCCGCGCGGTCAGGCGTGCAATCCGCCAATCGCCACCGCCTCGCTTCAGTCTGACGGCATATTTGCCGCCGGCCGTATACCGCCGGGGGACTCCCGAATCCAACCGCACATGGTGTGCCACTATATCGCATGTGAGCGACGCACAGTCGTCAATGATCTCGATAATGAAATTGGCCAGCATGTGCTGCGTGGCGTCCAGCGGATCGAGAACAGCCTTAAGCAGGTCTGCGATCGCGGCATCGCCTTCATACGATCGATCACTGCCGGAATGCTCGAAGATCGCATCCTCGTGCAAGCAGCTCTTAATCCCGGAATAGTCCCGGGCATCGAGGCAAAAGACATATGTAGACATCAGCTGCTGTATGGCCTCGCGATCCGTCATGCCGATCCTCTCGTTCTCGTAGATGTTTTCGCGAGGCGAAGAATCATACGGAGAATGCCTGCATATCTCTTAGCCAACGCCTAGGTTCGCCTGCCAGTGCGCCATACCATCGAACGCATCGACCGGCTGGTAGAGCTCGTCGGTCCCGGTGATCTCCTTCATGTGCGCGACGATCGCCTCCGGCGTCAGCGCGCGATCGACGAACCCTCGGCCGCCTCCGACGACATATCGGTTGACCAGACCACCCCAGACCTCGAACGTCTGGCCGGTGACGTCACAGGCATCGCTCCCGAGCCATACGATCGCGGGTGCAACCATTTCTGGCGGGAAGGCCTTCTTCATCGCTTCCATTGTCTCTTGATCGGGTACGAGCCCGGCAACATCAGCACCAAACATACGGGTAAAGCCGCCTGGGCAGACAGTATTCACGCGTACGTTAAACTCCTTTCCCTCCGTAGCGAGCGAGCGAGCGAAGCCGTAGATGGCCGCCTTAGCGGCACTATATGCGGTTGCGTCCGGTAAACCGTACATGCCCCCACCGGAGGCCGTCATGATGACGCTGCCGCTATGTTGGGCAGTTAGGATCGGCCATGCTGCCTGGGTGACATTAACGTGTCCGCCCAAGTGAATGCGCATTTGCTGTTCGAAATCCTCGAGCGGCGTCTCGATGAAGGGCTTGGAGTGAGCGATACCGGCGTTGTTGACGACGATGTCGAGCCGACCAAAGTGTTCTATCGCGGTGCGCACGATTCCGAGACCGCCTTCCTTGGTCGTGACGTCATCGCCGTTGGCTGCAGCACGACCGCCTTTTGAGCGGATCGAGTCCACGACCTCATCGGCAACGCTGGTGTCCCGCCCCGCTCCATCCAGTGCGCAACCAAGATCATTCACCACAACCGCTGCGCCCCGCTCGGCAAGAAGAAGAGCGTGCCCTCGGCCAATGCCTCGCCCCGCCCCGGTGACAATTGCAACTTTTCCTTCAAGCGATATGTTGGCCATGTTCACCCCTCTCCTGTTGACCAACCAGCCCCATGGGCCGCCAAAGGCGAAGCCT contains the following coding sequences:
- a CDS encoding TonB-dependent receptor; the protein is MKMMFACTTAALALSVPSLAEAQTTPASSTETGPTSSPANSASTTDVGLQEIIVTAQKRSENLQTVPIAITAVSGESLASRGVSNTMQLGAASPGLNINETAGAFQPSIRGIGTSSSLAENPVALYVDGVYIPQQRDGLREFEDIEQISVLYGPQGTLFGRNATAGVIQITTKAPSFDFSGRVHAGIDSYLTAKLGGYVTGGLSNNVAASLSGSFTKQGKGWGKNLVTGLDTYRIEHDWQVRGKLLFRLGENTNVTLAGDYIDWRRRMAELSPTPGTGLGVPNPYTANPLKSVYDSYSAVENFVALKGGGASLTIDHDGGGVKLVSITAYRRVKSTYQSDGLPIGQFVLVPNSPNSPSRSISQEFQVLSDNSGPLSWVFGLYYFNYRNGVEPLNRNFGGFFAPLPTSVVQRQTFATEKTESVAPFGEFKWEFMPDTHLIGGVRYTYERRSLENARNVFVTAAGTSTTTFHQGSVSYSEPTFRIGLDHQIADEIMGYVTFNKGFKSGGFNIGSPQTAPYLPEKLNAYEVGLKSQLFDRNVRLNLSAFYYNYSNLQVTQFVNLIQTVTNGPKARIYGLNADLEARISSSLRLSGGFELKHATFTSYPNAVFGQVGPGGVGATLVPGDATGNRLPQAQNFSGTLAVDYHHEMSAGSIDFNATASYNGDFYFTADNRIRQAPYTILNSSVTWTLPGDRVTLKIWGTNLANERYATTALETTLGFVSGYNSAPRTVGGTVSYKF
- a CDS encoding 3-keto-5-aminohexanoate cleavage protein, whose translation is MKNKVIISCAVTGSAHTPTMSEALPVTPQEIADQSIAAAEAGAAILHLHARNPETGEPTGDPGVNARFLQQIHGATDAVINITTGGSTQMTVEQRLMAAERFRPEMCSLNMGSINFAFFNAGKRISQWKHEWEEPYVRNSDSYIFRNTFRDIAYILEKMSEHGTKFEHECYDVGHLYNLAHFVERGLVKPPFFIQHIFGILGGIGADLENLMFMKQTADRLFGAETYSWSVLAAGRHQMPFITQAALLGGNVRVGLEDSLFIEPSKLARSNAEQVAKAVRILAEMGLEPATPAEAREMLGLKGRAGISV
- a CDS encoding fumarylacetoacetate hydrolase family protein, which produces MDLAALGPQMPSTVIDFLAAGSSALTAFQALEDAGLPHVALRDLHLLPPVPNPEKYLGIGLNYRDHASEAAKAGLQAPSSQLWFNKQVSCIIGPFDGVVKPAVSQQLDYEVELAVVIGRRCRNVSSAAARDVIGGYMVANDVSARDWQFRSATITLGKSFDTHGPTGPWLTLAHEIDDPHTLDIRMFVNGEQRQSSNTRHMIHNIFEQISYLSTVMTLKPGDILATGTPAGVGMASDPPRFLSIGDVMRAEISAIGFIENIVVADENAEQSAD
- a CDS encoding SDR family NAD(P)-dependent oxidoreductase — protein: MAAEGFAFGGPWGWLVNRRGVNMANISLEGKVAIVTGAGRGIGRGHALLLAERGAAVVVNDLGCALDGAGRDTSVADEVVDSIRSKGGRAAANGDDVTTKEGGLGIVRTAIEHFGRLDIVVNNAGIAHSKPFIETPLEDFEQQMRIHLGGHVNVTQAAWPILTAQHSGSVIMTASGGGMYGLPDATAYSAAKAAIYGFARSLATEGKEFNVRVNTVCPGGFTRMFGADVAGLVPDQETMEAMKKAFPPEMVAPAIVWLGSDACDVTGQTFEVWGGLVNRYVVGGGRGFVDRALTPEAIVAHMKEITGTDELYQPVDAFDGMAHWQANLGVG
- a CDS encoding CaiB/BaiF CoA transferase family protein; translation: MTPQVNNGPLAGLRVIEFAGLGPGPFCAMMLADHGAEVIRVDRPGPFTSVGLVPAPELDFVTRSRRSIAIDLKQPEGVRLARQLASGADAIIEGFRPGTMERLGLGPEDLFAENARLVYGRMTGWGQHGPYAAVAGHDINYIALSGVLNGIGRAGEKPVLPMNLVGDYGGGAMMLGFGMLAAILHARTTGDGQVVDCSMVKGSALLMTAIYSKRAADQWSDERGVNLFDSGAPFYDVYETSDGRHVAVGALEPAFFRELVRLLALDRHPAFAQQYDRESWDAQREALTAVFRSRTRAEWDELLMQTDACYAPVLSMAEATHDPHNRAIETFVDVAGRSQPAPAPTYSRSVLGRPFDMESGTSTTHAVLSDVGFDPVEIAALEARRIVV
- a CDS encoding nuclear transport factor 2 family protein, coding for MIDEAVRQEIGRLEGLRCEALMAGDVGTLGGLMADDLVHIHGTGDIEDKATYLLGVQDKYCFHRVERGALQMRAYGDVVVVNGPLRQTISLRGTNQRREVDAVVMQLWIRVEDGWRQNTCHNAFLAKP
- a CDS encoding nuclear transport factor 2 family protein, which encodes MTDREAIQQLMSTYVFCLDARDYSGIKSCLHEDAIFEHSGSDRSYEGDAAIADLLKAVLDPLDATQHMLANFIIEIIDDCASLTCDIVAHHVRLDSGVPRRYTAGGKYAVRLKRGGGDWRIARLTARPIWSDGDARVVSPDS